A window of the Danio aesculapii chromosome 10, fDanAes4.1, whole genome shotgun sequence genome harbors these coding sequences:
- the LOC130236614 gene encoding trace amine-associated receptor 13c-like — translation MKEQKGEQNKLLTGGDSLMAYETEDQETQYCFPDINSSCVKEQQLSHGYITYLFVSLLSAWTVFLNLLVIISISHFKKLHTPTNMIILSLAINDLLVGLLMPIEAIRLSETCWYFGDTFCGLYLIFIALLLAASLGNLVLIAVDRYVAVCHPLLYPQKITITKTLMSICLIWACFSAYNTTLVINNGYFDTSHRTDVCYGRCLIMISFSWLVTDLLMSCIFPCTLIIMFYLRIFYVVHQQVKVINSLMKGGKCVTEGSVRRKSESKAALTLGIIVTGYMLCWIPYYICSLTGIPSTVINVLIWAVHSNSGLNPLVYALFYPWFKKTAKLILTLDILQPASSWINIFTEH, via the coding sequence ATGAAGGAACAGAAAGGAGAGCAGAACAAACTCCTAACAGGAGGAGACTCACTCATGGCCTATGAGACAGAGGATCAGGAGACTCAATACTGCTTTCCTGACATCAACTCATCATGTGTCAAGGAACAACAATTAAGTCATGGATACATCACATATTTGTTTGTGTCACTGCTGTCAGCATGGACTGTGTTTCTGAACCTGCTggtgatcatctccatctctcacttcaaGAAGCTTCACACTCCAACCAACATGATTATTCTCTCTCTGGCTATAAATGATCTGCTTGTTGGACTTCTCATGCCTATAGAGGCCATCAGACTGTCTGAGACGTGTTGGTACTTTGGAGACACTTTCTGTGGActctatttaatatttattgcattacTTCTCGCTGCATCTCTgggtaatttagttttaattgctGTGGATCGTTATGTGGCTGTGTGTCACCCTTTACTGTACCCACAGAAAATAACCATCACTAAAACATTAATGAGCATCTGTCTGATCTGGGCTTGCTTCTCAGCTTATAACACTACCCTTGTAATTAATAATGGATATTTTGACACTTCACACAGAACAGATGTGTGTTATGGACGGTGTTTAATCATGATAAGTTTTAGCTGGCTTGTCACTGATTTGTTAATGTCTTGTATTTTTCCTTGCACTCTGATCATAATGTTTTATCTGAGGATTTTCTATGTAGTTCATCAGCAAGTGAAGGTTATAAACTCTCTGATGAAGGGTGGTAAATGTGTAACGGAGGGTTCAGTGAGGAGGAAATCTGAGAGTAAAGCTGCTCTGACTTTAGGAATCATTGTGACAGGTTATATGCTTTGCTGGATTCCTTACTATATCTGCTCTCTAACTGGAATCCCCTCCAcagttataaatgttttaatatgggCTGTACATTCCAACTCAGGTCTGAATCCTCtggtttatgctttattttacccCTGGTTTAAAAAGACAGCTAAACTCATCTTAACACTAGACATACTTCAGCCTGCATCCTCTtggattaatatttttacagaacattaa
- the LOC130236479 gene encoding trace amine-associated receptor 13c-like, protein MKGQKGEQNKLLTGGDSLMAYETEDQETQYCFPDINSSCVKGQLSSHGYIFTYVFASLLSAWTVFLNLLVIISISHFKKLHTPTNMIILSLALTDLFIGLFMPIGAIRLSETCWYFGDTFCGLYFLLISLLFSISIGSLVLIAVDRYVAVCHPLLYPQKITITKTLVSVCLNWVCLSAYSTALVISNGYFDTSHRTDVCYGQCLIMISISWTVTDLFMSFIFPCTLIITLYLRIFYVVHQQVKVINSLMKGGKCVTEGSVKRKSESKAALTLGIIVSVYLLCWIPYYICSLTGISSTAMNVLLWIVYANSGLNPLVYALFYPWFKKTAKLILTLKILQPASSLINIFTQH, encoded by the coding sequence ATGAAAGGACAGAAAGGAGAACAGAACAAACTCCTTACAGGAGGAGACTCACTCATGGCCTATGAGACAGAGGATCAGGAGACTCAATACTGCTTTCCTGACATCAACTCATCATGTGTCAAGGGACAACTCTCTAGCCATGGATATATCTTCACATATGTGTTTGCATCATTGCTGTCAGCATGGACTGTGTTTCTGAACCTGCTggtgatcatctccatctctcacttcaaGAAGCTTCACACTCCAACCAACATGATTATTCTCTCTCTGGCTTTAACTGATCTGTTTATTGGACTTTTCATGCCCATAGGCGCCATCAGACTGAGTGAAACATGCTGGTATTTTGGAGACACTTTCTGTGGActctattttttattaatttcattacttTTCTCAATATCTATTGGCAGTTTAGTTTTAATTGCTGTTGATCGTTATGTGGCTGTGTGTCACCCTTTACTGTACCCACAGAAAATAACCATCACTAAAACATTAGTGAGTGTCTGTCTGAACTGGGTTTGCCTATCAGCTTATAGCACTGCCCTTGTAATTAGTAATGGATATTTTGACACTTCACACAGAACAGATGTGTGTTATGGACAGTGTTTAATCATGATAAGTATTAGTTGGACAGTCACTGATCTGTTCATGTCTTTTATTTTTCCTTGCACTCTGATCATCACTTTATATCTGAGGATTTTCTATGTAGTTCATCAGCAAGTGAAGGTTATAAACTCTCTGATGAAGGGTGGTAAATGTGTAACGGAGGGTTCAGTGAAGAGGAAATCTGAGAGTAAAGCTGCTCTGACTTTAGGAATCATTGTGTCAGTTTATCTGCTTTGCTGGATTCCTTACTATATCTGTTCTCTAACTGGAATCTCTTCCACAGCTATGAATGTTTTATTATGGATTGTTTATGCTAACTCTGGTCTCAATCCTCtggtttatgctttattttacccCTGGTTTAAAAAGACAGCTAAACTCATCTTAACTCTGAAAATATTACAGCCAGCATCCTCTCTGATCAATATCTTTACACAACATTAA
- the LOC130236637 gene encoding trace amine-associated receptor 13c-like, with amino-acid sequence MKGQKGEQNKLLTGGDSLMAYETEDQETQYCFPDINSSCVKEQRSRHGYIIIYLFVSLLTAWTVFLNLLVIISISHFKKLHTPTNMIILSLAVTDLFIGLIMPIDAIRVIETCWYFGDNFCGLYLLFVDLLLPASLSNLVLIAVDRYVSVCHPLLYTHKITITNTLKIICVSWVCLSAYNTAIIINNGYFDTSYRTDVCYGQCPFMISFSWIVIDLFVSFIFPCTLIITLYLRIFYVVHQQVKVINSLMKGGKRVMEGSVRRKSESKAALTLGIIVSVYLLCYIPYCICSLTGISSSTINVLMWILYASSGVNPLVYALFYPWFKKTAKLIVTLKIFQPVSSLINIFIEN; translated from the coding sequence ATGAAAGGACAGAAAGGAGAGCAGAACAAACTCCTAACAGGAGGAGACTCACTCATGGCCTATGAGACGGAGGATCAGGAGACTCAATACTGCTTTCCTGACATCAACTCATCATGTGTCAAGGAACAACGCTCCAGACATGGATATatcatcatttatttgtttgtgtcatTGCTGACAGCATGGACTGTGTTTCTGAACCTGCTggtgatcatctccatctctcacttcaaGAAGCTTCACACTCCAACTAACATGATAATTCTCTCTCTGGCTGTAACTGATCTGTTTATTGGACTCATCATGCCTATAGATGCCATCAGAGTAATTGAGACATGTTGGTATTTTGGAGACAATTTCTGCGGActctatttattatttgttgatttacTTCTCCCAGCATCTCttagtaatttagttttaattgctgttgatcgttatgtgtctgtgtgtcacCCTCTACTGTACACACATAAAATCACAATTACTAACACTTTAAAGATCATCTGTGTGAGCTGGGTTTGTTTATCAGCATATAACACTGCCATTATAATTAATAATGGATATTTTGACACATCATACAGAACAGATGTCTGTTATGGACAGTGTCCATTCATGATCAGTTTCAGTTGGATAGTCATTGATCTGTTTGTGTCTTTTATTTTTCCTTGTACTCTGATCATCACTTTATATCTGAGGATTTTCTATGTAGTTCATCAGCAAGTGAAGGTTATAAACTCTCTGATGAAGGGTGGTAAACGTGTAATGGAGGGATCAGTGAGGAGGAAATCTGAGAGTAAAGCTGCTCTGACTTTAGGAATCATTGTGTCAGTTTATCTGCTTTGCTATATCCCTTACTGTATCTGTTCTCTAACTGGAATCTCTTCCTCaactataaatgttttaatgtggATTTTGTATGCTAGTTCAGgtgtgaatcctctggtttatgctttattttacccCTGGTTTAAAAAGACAGCAAAACTCATTGTAACTCTGAAAATATTTCAGCCGGTGTCCTCtctgataaatatttttatagaaaATTAA
- the LOC130236448 gene encoding trace amine-associated receptor 13c-like, producing MKGQKGEQNKLLTGGDSLMAYETEDQETQYCFPDINSSCVKGKRSSHGYIIIYVFVSLLSVWTVFLNLLVIISISHFKKLHTPTNMIILSLAVTDLFIGLAMPMEAIRQIETCWYFGDTFCGLYFLLISLLFSTSLGNLVLIAVDRYVAVCHPLLYPQKITITKTLVSICLSWACLSAYITALVINNGYFDTSHRSDECYGQCLAMMSFSWSVTDLFVSFIFPCPLIITLYLRIFYVVHQQVKVINSLMKGGKRVTEGSVKRKSESKAALTLGIIVSVYLLCWIPFYICSLTVISSTAMNVIIWAVYTNSGLNPLVYALFYPWFKKTAKLILTLKILQPASSLINILQ from the coding sequence ATGAAAGGACAGAAAGGAGAGCAGAACAAACTCCTAACAGGAGGAGACTCACTCATGGCCTATGAGACAGAGGATCAGGAGACTCAATATTGCTTTCCTGACATCAACTCATCATGTGTTAAAGGAAAACGCTCTAGTCATGGATATATCATCATCTATGTGTTTGTGTCACTGCTGTCAGTATGGACTGTGTTTCTGAACCTGCTggtgatcatctccatctctcacttcaaGAAGCTTCACACTCCAACCAACATGATTATTCTCTCTCTGGCTGTAACTGATCTGTTTATTGGACTTGCCATGCCTATGGAGGCCATCAGACAGATTGAGACGTGCTGGTATTTTGGAGACACTTTCTGTGGActctattttttattaatttcattacttTTCTCAACATCTCTtggtaatttagttttaattgctGTTGATCGTTATGTGGCTGTGTGTCACCCTTTACTGTACCCACAGAAAATAACCATCACTAAAACATTAGTGAGTATCTGTCTGAGCTGGGCTTGTTTATCAGCTTATATCACTGCCCTTGTAATTAATAATGGATATTTTGACACTTCACACAGATCTGATGAGTGTTATGGACAGTGTTTAGCCATGATGAGTTTTAGTTGGTCAGTCACTGATCTGTTTGTGTCTTTTATTTTTCCTTGCCCTCTGATCATCACTTTATATCTGAGGATTTTCTATGTAGTTCATCAGCAAGTGAAGGTTATAAACTCTCTGATGAAGGGTGGTAAACGTGTAACGGAGGGTTCAGTGAAGAGGAAATCTGAGAGTAAAGCTGCTCTGACTTTAGGAATCATTGTGTCTGTTTATCTGCTTTGCTGGATTCCTTTCTATATCTGCTCTCTAACTGTAATCTCTTCCACAGCTATGAATGTTATAATATGGGCTGTGTATACTAACTCAGGACTGAATCCTCTGGTTTATGCTTTGTTTTACCCCTGGTTTAAAAAGACAGCTAAACTCATCTTAACTCTGAAAATTCTTCAGCCGGCATCCTCTCTGATCAATATCTTACAATAA
- the LOC130236547 gene encoding trace amine-associated receptor 13c-like yields MAYETEDQETQYCFPDINSSCVKGKRSSHGYIITYLFASLLSAWTVFLNLLVIISISHFKKLHTPTNMIILSLAVTDLFIGLIMPIEAIRLTDKCWYFGDTFCGLYLLFVALLLAASLSNLVLIAVDRYVAVCHPLLYPQKITITKTLMSICLSWVCFSVYIIALLINNGYFDTSHKTDVMCYGECLFVISYSWIVTELFMSFIFPCTLIITLYLRIFYVVHQQVKVINSLMKGGKCVTKGSVKRKSESKAALTLGIIVSIYLLCWIPYCICSLTVISSTAINGLIFAVHASSGMNPLVYALFYPWFKKTAKLILTLKIFQPASSLLNIFTQH; encoded by the coding sequence ATGGCCTATGAGACAGAGGATCAGGAGACTCAATACTGCTTTCCTGACATCAACTCATCATGTGTCAAAGGAAAACGCTCCAGTCATGGATATATCATCACATATTTGTTTGCATCATTGCTGTCAGCATGGACTGTGTTTCTGAACCTGCTggtgatcatctccatctctcacttcaaGAAGCTTCACACTCCAACTAACATGATTATTCTCTCTCTGGCTGTAACTGATCTGTTTATTGGACTCATCATGCCTATAGAGGCCATCAGACTGACTGATAAATGTTGGTATTTTGGAGACACTTTCTGTGGActctatttattatttgttgcattGCTTCTTGCAGCATCTCTTAGTAATTTAGTTCTAATTGCTGTTGATCGTTATGTGGCTGTGTGTCACCCTTTACTGTACCCACAGAAAATAACCATCACTAAAACACTAATGAGTATCTGTCTGAGCTGGGTTTGCTTCTCAGTTTATATCATTGCCCTTCTGATTAATAATGGATATTTTGACACTTCACACAAAACAGATGTTATGTGTTATGGAGAGTGTTTATTCGTGATAAGTTATAGTTGGATAGTTACTGAACTATTCATGTCTTTTATTTTCCCTTGCACTCTGATCATCACTTTATATTTGAGGATTTTCTATGTAGTTCATCAGCAAGTGAAGGTTATAAACTCTCTGATGAAGGGTGGTAAATGTGTAACAAAGGGTTCGGTGAAGAGGAAATCTGAGAGTAAAGCTGCTCTGACTCTAGGAATCATTGTGTCCATTTATCTGCTTTGTTGGATTCCATATTGTATCTGCTCTCTAACTGTAATCTCTTCCACAGCTATAAATGGTTTAATATTTGCTGTACATGCTAGTTCAGGTATGAATCCTCtggtttatgctttattttacccCTGGTTTAAAAAGACAGCTAAACTCATCTTAACTCTGAAAATATTTCAGCCGGCATCCTCTCTGCTCAATATTTTTACACAACATTAA